A single genomic interval of Mucilaginibacter robiniae harbors:
- the dut gene encoding dUTP diphosphatase — protein MLIRIINHSENTLPAYETLHAAGMDLRANLEEPVTLQPLERKLIPTGLHIELPEGYEAQIRPRSGLAFKHGIGIVNSPGTVDADYRGEIKVLLVNLSNEVFEIKSGDRIAQMVVAKHEKVEWEQVTQLSETSRGMGGYGHTGIG, from the coding sequence ATGCTTATCCGCATAATCAATCATTCTGAAAATACATTGCCGGCTTATGAAACGCTACATGCCGCCGGTATGGATTTACGTGCCAACCTGGAAGAGCCGGTGACCCTGCAACCGCTGGAACGTAAACTGATTCCAACTGGTTTGCACATTGAACTGCCCGAAGGTTATGAAGCGCAAATACGGCCTCGTAGTGGTTTGGCATTTAAGCATGGTATTGGTATCGTGAACTCGCCGGGCACGGTTGATGCAGATTATCGGGGCGAAATAAAAGTGCTGCTGGTTAATTTATCTAACGAGGTTTTTGAAATAAAATCGGGCGACCGCATTGCTCAGATGGTGGTGGCTAAGCACGAGAAAGTAGAGTGGGAGCAGGTAACTCAACTGAGCGAAACATCGCGCGGTATGGGTGGTTATGGACATACAGGCATTGGCTAA
- a CDS encoding DUF4292 domain-containing protein produces the protein MKRNILNKLLIAACVVGMWGCKAKKQLVSRPAAAPVTTAENSKVAKINAIRSRQVSYNTFSGKAKTKLNIDGKSNDVTLNIRIQHGQKIWVSITALIGIEVARAVITPDSIQVVNRLQSVYLKKPFSYIYTYASRQVNFNTVESLLVGNAIPELLNANASLEPTANGGLTIKGNLQGLLYSLMLGSDLKVNQTSLANQAANQSLQVSNSEFIQVTDRVMPSQIGIKSTVGRNNIQADLHYSRADFDQTLEYPFNIPDGYSPAH, from the coding sequence ATGAAAAGAAATATATTGAATAAGCTGCTGATTGCGGCTTGCGTAGTTGGAATGTGGGGATGTAAAGCTAAAAAGCAATTGGTAAGCCGTCCGGCAGCAGCGCCGGTAACCACTGCCGAAAATAGTAAAGTGGCTAAAATTAATGCCATTCGTTCAAGGCAGGTAAGCTACAATACCTTTTCGGGTAAGGCTAAAACCAAGCTGAATATTGATGGTAAAAGCAATGATGTAACCCTGAACATCCGCATACAGCATGGGCAAAAAATATGGGTGTCAATTACCGCGTTAATCGGTATTGAGGTAGCGCGGGCAGTAATTACGCCAGATAGCATTCAGGTGGTAAACCGTTTGCAAAGCGTGTATCTGAAAAAGCCTTTCAGCTATATTTATACTTATGCCAGCCGTCAGGTAAATTTCAATACGGTAGAATCATTACTGGTAGGTAATGCTATTCCCGAACTATTAAACGCTAATGCAAGTTTAGAGCCTACAGCCAACGGTGGGCTAACTATTAAAGGTAACTTGCAAGGGTTATTGTACAGCTTAATGTTAGGTTCTGATTTAAAGGTTAATCAAACCAGTTTGGCTAACCAGGCGGCTAATCAATCATTACAGGTAAGCAACAGTGAGTTTATACAAGTTACCGACCGGGTTATGCCATCGCAAATAGGTATTAAATCTACAGTGGGCCGTAATAATATACAAGCTGATTTACATTACAGCCGTGCCGACTTTGACCAAACGCTTGAATATCCGTTCAATATTCCCGATGGTTATTCGCCAGCCCATTAA
- a CDS encoding Sec-independent protein translocase subunit TatA/TatB, with protein MGLGAPEIILIIIAILILFGGRKIPELMKGLGQGVKEFKDASNNSKDNTTTTTTTTDERHTNVRP; from the coding sequence ATGGGATTAGGCGCACCAGAAATCATTCTGATTATCATTGCAATTTTAATTCTGTTTGGCGGACGTAAAATTCCTGAACTTATGAAAGGTTTGGGCCAAGGCGTAAAAGAATTTAAAGACGCATCAAACAATAGCAAAGATAATACCACCACCACTACGACTACAACTGACGAAAGACATACCAACGTACGCCCATAA
- a CDS encoding tetratricopeptide repeat protein, with translation MKLKHISIGLLWLPAAALAQTKSNADKAMGRHPVTNADSIAMQQLYYSALREKMVENLPLATDLFNRVLQSDAGNDAAMYELASIQKQQNKTADVQQLLERAVALKPNNEWYWQALADSYEKTNDIPKLDHVFDELLRLNADKPEYYFNKANVLYLEKRYDEALAIYSRLEQKTGLTDDIIANRQRVYLKQGKVDLAASQLEQMIENNPSDVRYYLTLAELYNANNFTDKALKVLQKAEKISPDNGLVHLALADTYRTKKDTESSFNEIEKAFAAPDLDVEQKVRIVMGYLPKLSDPNAKASALALSKILITTHPTDAKAWALYGDMLGQNNQFKEAKAAYKKAVQLNTDIYAVQEQLVRLELGDNELDEAIKDGENALSLFPNQAWMNYLVGVAWLQKKNPTKAVGYLKNAASLDMQDKELMAQSYAVLGDTYHELRDNAKSDQAYDKALTYGPDNAYTLNNYAYYLSVRNEQLDKAAQMSKHSNELQPNTPSFEDTYAWILFKQKKYTDAKLWIEKALAHGKDKSATQTEHYGDILFYLGDVDNAVQNWKKAKEYGGTSPLLDRKINEKKYIE, from the coding sequence ATGAAATTAAAACACATCAGCATAGGGTTATTGTGGCTTCCGGCTGCGGCATTGGCGCAAACTAAAAGCAATGCTGATAAAGCTATGGGCCGCCATCCGGTAACCAATGCCGATAGCATTGCGATGCAGCAATTGTACTATTCGGCGTTGCGCGAAAAAATGGTGGAAAACCTACCGTTAGCTACTGATTTGTTTAACCGTGTGTTGCAAAGTGATGCTGGTAACGATGCCGCTATGTACGAATTGGCTTCGATACAAAAGCAGCAAAATAAAACTGCCGACGTACAGCAACTGCTGGAACGGGCTGTAGCCCTAAAACCTAACAATGAATGGTACTGGCAGGCGCTGGCCGATAGCTACGAGAAAACCAACGACATACCCAAGCTGGACCATGTGTTTGACGAACTGCTACGCCTAAATGCCGACAAGCCCGAATATTACTTTAACAAAGCTAATGTTTTATACTTGGAAAAGCGGTATGATGAAGCTTTAGCCATTTATAGCCGGTTAGAACAAAAAACCGGCCTTACGGATGATATTATTGCCAACCGGCAGCGCGTGTATTTGAAACAAGGTAAGGTAGATTTAGCCGCCAGTCAATTAGAGCAGATGATAGAAAACAATCCGTCGGACGTGCGCTATTACCTGACTTTGGCTGAACTGTATAATGCCAATAACTTTACAGATAAAGCATTAAAGGTATTGCAGAAAGCTGAAAAGATAAGTCCGGATAATGGTTTAGTGCATTTAGCTTTGGCAGATACCTATCGCACCAAAAAAGATACAGAAAGCAGCTTTAACGAAATTGAAAAAGCTTTTGCAGCCCCTGATTTGGATGTGGAGCAAAAAGTTCGCATTGTGATGGGCTATCTGCCCAAATTATCCGACCCGAATGCTAAAGCTAGCGCCTTAGCTTTAAGCAAAATATTAATTACTACACACCCAACTGATGCCAAAGCTTGGGCGTTGTACGGTGATATGCTGGGACAAAACAATCAGTTTAAAGAAGCTAAAGCCGCTTATAAAAAAGCAGTGCAGCTGAATACCGACATTTATGCGGTGCAGGAACAACTGGTAAGGCTGGAGTTAGGCGATAATGAATTAGATGAAGCTATCAAAGATGGTGAAAATGCTTTATCGCTGTTCCCGAACCAGGCATGGATGAACTACTTGGTAGGCGTAGCATGGCTGCAAAAAAAGAACCCGACCAAAGCAGTAGGTTACCTGAAAAATGCAGCATCGTTAGATATGCAGGATAAAGAACTCATGGCGCAGAGCTATGCGGTTCTGGGCGATACTTATCATGAACTGAGAGACAACGCCAAATCAGACCAGGCGTATGATAAGGCATTAACTTATGGGCCCGATAATGCTTACACGCTAAACAATTACGCTTACTATTTATCAGTCAGGAACGAGCAATTGGATAAAGCGGCGCAAATGTCAAAGCATAGCAATGAGTTGCAGCCCAATACGCCATCATTCGAAGATACTTACGCCTGGATATTGTTTAAACAAAAAAAATATACGGATGCCAAGCTGTGGATTGAAAAAGCCCTGGCGCATGGTAAAGATAAAAGTGCTACGCAAACCGAACATTACGGCGATATATTGTTTTACTTGGGCGATGTAGATAACGCCGTACAAAACTGGAAGAAAGCAAAAGAGTATGGCGGTACGTCGCCATTGTTAGACCGAAAAATTAATGAAAAGAAATATATTGAATAA
- a CDS encoding Sec-independent protein translocase subunit TatA/TatB, whose amino-acid sequence MLSAVFLFLNIGTPELILILFVALLLFGGEKLPELARGLGKGIRDFKDASEGVKREIHNQINNFDTKPEPSEVRNLPVTETRTEIADTEVPANDPASPVNKEY is encoded by the coding sequence ATGTTAAGCGCAGTTTTTCTGTTTCTGAATATTGGCACACCGGAGTTGATATTGATACTTTTTGTGGCCCTGCTGTTGTTTGGCGGCGAAAAACTGCCCGAATTAGCACGCGGATTAGGCAAAGGTATTCGTGACTTTAAAGATGCCTCTGAAGGTGTAAAGCGGGAGATTCATAATCAAATAAATAATTTTGATACCAAACCGGAACCTTCTGAAGTTCGTAACTTACCTGTAACCGAAACCCGTACCGAAATTGCTGATACAGAAGTGCCGGCAAATGATCCGGCTTCACCAGTAAATAAAGAGTATTAA
- a CDS encoding oligosaccharide flippase family protein gives MSTAKKFAGQTAVYGISTIASRVLTFFLTPVYTRAYPLGAYGIITTMYSYVSMLNAMLTFGMETTFFRYLNKYPDNKQQVYNNAFASVLTVTIIFLLCSIPFAGHIADFVDISHAKKVGHTTAHAVVGTTHADFLKYTYLFLATVIVDAWCAIPFVKIRADGKPSRYGMIKLASVLVFVAFNLTFIYVVPFWINHQLAGTNWLAQWYIPGWVGYVFVSELTSSIITLLLLLPELLKIRFSINGKMLLNMFSYSWPILIANLSYLVNENIDNVLLGKLLPADSLRDVAIYGGCRKISIFLSIFVNAFRLGAEPFFFNHAKNKNAGQTYARIMDYFVITVCLIFVALIANIEILKYFIKGPDARQTALYWTGLPVVPPLVFGYVSLGIYMNLSIWYKLSDQTKYGLYISGIGAIITIILNVIFIPKYSYMAAAWTSLIAYATMMVLSYILGQKNYPIPYNLKKNMAYIISSVIIVYLSFSIFNRNIWIGNALFIAFAAVALFTERKQLIAIFKK, from the coding sequence TTGTCGACCGCTAAAAAATTTGCCGGCCAAACGGCTGTATATGGTATTAGTACGATAGCCAGCCGAGTACTTACCTTTTTCCTGACGCCGGTTTATACCCGCGCATACCCCTTGGGTGCCTACGGTATTATTACCACCATGTATAGCTATGTATCCATGCTGAATGCCATGCTGACGTTTGGTATGGAAACCACTTTTTTCAGGTACCTGAACAAGTATCCGGACAATAAGCAGCAGGTGTACAACAATGCATTTGCCTCGGTACTCACGGTTACTATTATCTTTTTACTCTGTAGTATTCCTTTCGCTGGCCACATTGCCGATTTTGTGGATATCAGTCATGCCAAAAAGGTAGGCCATACAACTGCTCATGCAGTAGTGGGTACTACGCACGCTGACTTTTTAAAATACACTTACCTCTTTTTAGCCACCGTAATTGTTGATGCCTGGTGCGCCATTCCGTTCGTAAAAATACGCGCCGACGGAAAACCATCTCGTTATGGCATGATTAAACTAGCCAGCGTACTGGTTTTTGTGGCGTTCAACCTGACGTTTATCTACGTAGTACCGTTCTGGATCAACCACCAACTAGCCGGCACAAACTGGCTTGCGCAATGGTATATACCGGGCTGGGTAGGCTATGTTTTTGTATCAGAGCTAACCTCCAGCATTATTACATTGCTGTTGCTGCTGCCAGAACTGCTGAAAATTAGGTTTAGCATCAATGGTAAAATGCTGTTGAATATGTTTAGCTACAGCTGGCCTATACTCATCGCTAATTTATCGTACCTGGTTAATGAAAATATTGATAACGTATTATTAGGTAAACTTTTACCGGCCGATAGTTTACGGGATGTAGCTATTTATGGGGGGTGCCGTAAAATATCTATTTTCCTGAGCATATTTGTTAATGCTTTCCGATTGGGAGCCGAACCGTTTTTCTTTAATCATGCAAAAAATAAAAATGCCGGCCAAACCTATGCCCGCATTATGGATTACTTCGTGATTACGGTTTGCTTAATATTTGTAGCGCTCATCGCCAACATCGAAATCCTGAAGTACTTCATTAAAGGCCCTGATGCACGGCAAACGGCTTTGTATTGGACGGGCTTACCGGTGGTACCGCCGCTGGTGTTCGGCTATGTAAGTTTAGGTATCTACATGAATTTGTCTATCTGGTACAAGTTGTCTGATCAAACCAAGTACGGGTTGTATATTTCAGGTATAGGTGCTATTATAACTATTATTCTGAATGTGATTTTTATTCCGAAATACAGCTATATGGCCGCCGCCTGGACCTCGCTGATCGCGTATGCTACCATGATGGTGCTTTCTTATATTCTGGGGCAAAAAAATTATCCTATCCCGTACAATCTCAAAAAGAACATGGCTTATATCATAAGCTCTGTTATTATCGTTTATTTATCATTCAGTATATTTAACCGTAATATTTGGATAGGGAATGCACTATTCATCGCTTTTGCTGCTGTGGCTCTATTTACCGAACGAAAACAATTAATCGCTATATTTAAAAAGTAA
- a CDS encoding amidohydrolase family protein: MKSFRADYVFPISADPIKNGIITVDDYGKIISVDSYAKPGVQVEQLNGVLCPGFINTHCHLELSHLHNKIQQQTGLVDFIKAVQQFRNVDPAEATEAALKADQEMYDEGIVAVGDISNSALTIPIKTNSKIYYHTFIEVFSFLPERAEAVFQNALELHKQFKPLSCSITPHAPYSVSKELFRLIKNYSDTNDNLLTIHNQESEEENKFYRYKLGDFLGLYESFGMDISSFKPQARNSIQTVVPLLSNKPNVLLVHNTCTNLKDIYFVKRFDRKVNWCFCPNANLYIEGKLPKMGLFLDEGFNLTLGTDSLASNSRLSILDEMRTLCTNFPSLTLNRLLEWATLNGAQYLGVDDSLGTLEPGKTPGLNLLTNLDGLKITPETQVTRIV, translated from the coding sequence ATGAAAAGTTTTAGAGCCGATTACGTTTTTCCTATTAGTGCCGATCCGATAAAGAATGGAATTATTACCGTTGATGATTACGGCAAGATTATATCAGTTGACAGTTATGCAAAGCCTGGGGTTCAGGTTGAGCAGTTAAACGGCGTTTTATGCCCGGGGTTTATCAATACCCATTGTCATCTTGAACTTTCGCATCTTCATAACAAAATACAGCAGCAAACCGGGCTGGTTGATTTCATCAAAGCTGTACAGCAGTTCCGGAACGTTGACCCTGCCGAGGCTACCGAAGCCGCATTAAAGGCCGACCAGGAAATGTATGATGAGGGCATTGTTGCCGTTGGTGATATTTCCAACAGTGCGCTTACTATCCCCATCAAAACCAACAGCAAAATATACTACCATACTTTTATTGAAGTATTCAGCTTTTTGCCCGAACGCGCTGAAGCTGTATTTCAAAATGCGCTGGAACTGCATAAGCAATTTAAGCCTTTATCGTGCTCCATTACGCCCCATGCGCCATACTCGGTTTCTAAAGAGCTGTTCCGGCTGATTAAAAATTACAGTGATACTAATGATAACTTATTAACTATTCATAATCAGGAATCTGAAGAAGAGAACAAGTTTTACCGTTACAAGCTAGGCGACTTTTTAGGTTTGTACGAGAGCTTTGGTATGGATATTTCCAGCTTTAAACCACAAGCCCGCAATTCTATACAAACAGTAGTTCCGTTGTTAAGCAATAAGCCTAACGTACTGCTGGTGCATAATACCTGCACCAACCTGAAAGATATTTATTTTGTTAAACGTTTTGATCGTAAAGTAAACTGGTGTTTTTGCCCGAATGCTAATTTGTATATTGAAGGTAAGCTACCCAAAATGGGCTTGTTTTTAGATGAAGGCTTTAACCTCACTTTAGGCACCGATAGCTTGGCCTCCAATAGCCGGCTTTCTATATTAGATGAAATGCGTACACTGTGTACCAATTTTCCGTCATTAACGCTGAACCGCCTGCTGGAATGGGCTACCTTAAACGGAGCACAATATTTGGGAGTAGATGATAGTTTAGGTACGCTAGAGCCGGGTAAAACGCCAGGACTGAACTTGTTAACCAACTTGGACGGGCTAAAAATTACCCCCGAAACCCAAGTAACGCGCATCGTATAA
- the gatA gene encoding Asp-tRNA(Asn)/Glu-tRNA(Gln) amidotransferase subunit GatA, with product MLKQYTTLTRIQDDLRSGQTSVKELVQHYLQQIEKYAHLNAFNEVFGQEALGLAEQLDNRMQAGEPTGRLAGLVIGIKDNICYKGHQVTASSKILDGFTSIYSATIVERLLAEDVIIIGRCNCDEFAMGASNESSYYGAVKNQADESRVAGGSSGGSAVAVQAGMCHATIGTDTGGSVRQPASFCGVIGLKPTYGRVSRHGIIAYASSFDQVGPVTQSVEDAALLLEVMAGPDDYDGTLAQVSVPAYSQELNTQVAPQKIAYLKEALESEGVDAEVKETLRKAIDQLKAAGHTVEPVSFEYLDYVVPTYYVLTMAEASSNLARYDGVHYGYRSPNAVDLVTTYKRSRSEGFGKEVKRRIMLGTFVLSAGYYDAYYAKAQKVRRLIKERTDEILQHYNFILSPTAPEPAFKIGRQEKDPVVTYLEDIFTVQASLAGVPAISLPVQNNSAGLPLGLQFITKAFAEAELLEFSKYFLNLLKS from the coding sequence ATGCTAAAACAATACACCACTTTAACCCGCATACAGGATGATTTGCGAAGTGGGCAAACCTCGGTTAAAGAACTGGTGCAGCACTACCTGCAGCAAATTGAAAAGTATGCTCACCTAAATGCTTTTAATGAAGTATTTGGACAGGAAGCCTTGGGCTTAGCCGAGCAATTGGATAACCGCATGCAAGCAGGCGAACCTACAGGCAGGCTGGCCGGTTTGGTTATTGGCATTAAAGATAATATTTGTTACAAAGGGCATCAGGTAACTGCCTCCAGTAAAATACTGGACGGGTTTACTTCTATCTACTCAGCTACCATAGTAGAGCGTTTGCTGGCCGAAGATGTTATTATCATTGGCCGATGTAATTGCGATGAGTTTGCTATGGGCGCCTCTAACGAGAGTTCTTATTATGGCGCGGTGAAAAATCAGGCAGATGAAAGTAGGGTAGCGGGCGGTTCATCTGGCGGTTCGGCGGTGGCTGTACAGGCAGGCATGTGTCATGCCACTATCGGTACGGATACGGGTGGTTCGGTAAGGCAGCCAGCTTCTTTTTGTGGGGTTATTGGCTTAAAGCCTACTTATGGCCGTGTATCAAGGCATGGTATTATTGCTTACGCTTCTTCGTTCGATCAGGTGGGGCCGGTTACCCAATCGGTAGAAGATGCTGCCTTACTGCTGGAAGTTATGGCCGGGCCTGATGATTATGATGGCACGCTGGCGCAAGTATCAGTTCCGGCATATAGTCAAGAATTGAATACCCAAGTTGCCCCACAAAAAATAGCGTATTTAAAAGAAGCTTTGGAAAGCGAGGGTGTAGATGCTGAGGTTAAAGAAACTTTACGCAAAGCCATCGACCAACTAAAAGCTGCCGGGCATACGGTAGAACCTGTTTCATTCGAATACCTGGATTATGTAGTGCCCACCTATTATGTGCTAACCATGGCCGAAGCTTCATCCAACCTGGCCCGTTATGATGGTGTACATTATGGTTACCGTAGCCCGAACGCGGTAGATTTAGTGACCACCTATAAACGTTCCCGTTCTGAAGGTTTTGGCAAGGAGGTAAAACGCCGTATTATGCTGGGCACATTCGTGTTAAGTGCCGGTTATTATGATGCTTACTACGCAAAAGCTCAAAAGGTAAGACGATTGATTAAAGAGCGTACCGATGAGATATTACAACACTATAATTTTATACTAAGCCCAACAGCGCCCGAACCTGCCTTTAAAATAGGACGGCAGGAGAAAGATCCGGTAGTAACTTATCTGGAAGATATTTTTACAGTACAAGCTTCATTGGCAGGCGTACCGGCTATTTCTTTACCTGTGCAAAATAATAGTGCAGGATTACCGTTAGGTTTACAATTCATAACAAAAGCGTTCGCTGAAGCTGAATTATTAGAATTTTCGAAATATTTTTTGAACTTACTTAAAAGTTAA
- a CDS encoding acylphosphatase, whose protein sequence is MIKHLNITVQGKVQGVSYRATTKAVADQLGVRGFVKNTEDGGVYIEAEAESTLMDMFIEWCNEGPERARVTAVHTEEGDVKDYRNFEIVKKKIA, encoded by the coding sequence ATGATAAAGCATTTAAATATTACGGTGCAAGGCAAAGTGCAAGGGGTTTCTTACCGAGCCACTACCAAAGCCGTTGCCGACCAACTGGGGGTGCGGGGCTTTGTGAAAAACACCGAAGATGGTGGCGTATATATTGAAGCCGAAGCCGAATCTACCCTGATGGATATGTTTATAGAGTGGTGCAACGAAGGTCCGGAAAGGGCTAGGGTAACTGCCGTGCATACCGAAGAAGGTGACGTGAAAGACTATCGTAATTTCGAGATAGTAAAAAAGAAAATAGCCTAA
- a CDS encoding murein hydrolase activator EnvC family protein, whose translation MKLVKVVLLLVMVCGALAVHAQSSAELKRQRAKLNSELDDLNREYQATVQNKRASLKQLNLLKEQITLRENKITTINSEVRLLDNQISQNTNTVHSLQGQLEQLKQQYAAMIVFAYHNQSAYNKLMFVFASKDFNQAYKRLKYLQQFGDYRQRQAESIQGTQKDLHVKINQLDRTKNEKSSLLHEEENEKETLGKQQNEQVAVVNDLSKQQGQLKQQQREALAQRRRLDRQIAATIRQEIENARREAEARARAEAARQAALAAERAKAENRPAATVAAAAKPKPVERKSDSEVLTATPEAAKLSNDFLGNRGRLPWPVANGIVTQNFGTYYMEGIQMDNQGIDIKTGSGASVRAVFDGEVRKVANISGSYLLIIEHGEYFTVYSNLQSVSVARGQKVSTRQTVGTAGTDPSTGETSIGFELHKGKAAVNPKSWLAAQ comes from the coding sequence ATGAAACTGGTAAAAGTTGTATTATTATTGGTAATGGTGTGCGGCGCTTTAGCTGTACATGCACAAAGCAGTGCCGAGTTAAAACGCCAGCGTGCTAAATTAAACAGCGAGCTGGATGATTTGAACCGGGAATATCAAGCTACCGTACAAAACAAACGCGCTTCTTTAAAGCAACTGAATTTGCTGAAAGAGCAGATTACGCTTCGGGAAAATAAAATTACTACCATTAACTCTGAAGTGCGTTTGCTGGATAACCAGATTTCGCAAAACACCAATACGGTACATAGTTTACAAGGCCAGCTAGAGCAGCTTAAACAGCAGTATGCAGCCATGATTGTGTTTGCCTACCATAACCAAAGCGCTTATAATAAGCTGATGTTTGTTTTCGCTTCTAAAGACTTTAACCAGGCTTATAAGCGGCTAAAGTATTTACAACAATTCGGTGATTACCGCCAGCGCCAGGCCGAATCTATACAAGGCACGCAAAAAGACCTGCACGTTAAGATAAACCAGCTTGATCGTACCAAAAACGAAAAAAGCAGTTTACTGCATGAAGAAGAAAATGAAAAAGAAACTTTAGGCAAACAGCAGAACGAGCAAGTAGCTGTAGTGAACGATTTATCAAAGCAACAAGGCCAGCTTAAACAGCAGCAGCGTGAAGCTTTGGCGCAACGCCGGCGTTTAGACCGGCAGATTGCAGCTACCATCAGGCAGGAAATTGAAAATGCCCGTCGTGAAGCAGAAGCCAGAGCGCGTGCCGAGGCTGCCCGGCAGGCTGCTTTAGCTGCGGAGAGAGCTAAGGCCGAAAACAGGCCGGCAGCAACAGTTGCCGCAGCAGCCAAACCTAAGCCGGTTGAACGAAAATCAGATTCGGAAGTATTAACTGCAACGCCAGAGGCTGCCAAATTATCGAATGATTTTTTGGGTAACAGAGGACGTTTGCCCTGGCCGGTTGCCAATGGTATTGTTACGCAAAACTTTGGCACCTACTATATGGAAGGCATCCAGATGGATAACCAAGGGATTGATATCAAAACCGGAAGCGGAGCATCTGTACGGGCTGTATTTGATGGCGAGGTGCGTAAAGTGGCCAACATTAGCGGTAGTTATTTGTTAATTATTGAACATGGGGAGTACTTTACGGTGTACTCAAACCTGCAATCGGTTAGTGTTGCACGCGGGCAAAAAGTAAGTACGCGCCAAACCGTAGGTACAGCAGGTACTGACCCTTCTACCGGCGAAACTTCTATCGGTTTTGAGTTGCATAAAGGCAAAGCGGCCGTGAACCCAAAAAGTTGGTTAGCTGCACAATAG
- a CDS encoding lytic transglycosylase domain-containing protein, with protein sequence MEKLFTIIVCLFLVNTSTSAFAQATDSDTSFTEQNSGQNFNYLQNFKQKSNLVSSAVKQGLYENSVFKIRLDSVQKDIPLDYNEYVQSYINQYTAPGRRDEMGRIMGLAKYYFPIYEKAFRDAGVPEEIKFLSIVESALNPNAVSRVGATGPWQFMSSTAKIYGLSMNNYIDERRDPIQASYAAAAYLKDAYQEFGDWLLAIASYNCGKNAVERAMEQADAMDYWSVRQYLPAETRNYVPAFIATAYVMNFYNQHGIMPQACNMNMKNDTVMVNKFVSLNNVARVLNIDVNQLALLNPAYTQRIVNGTAKVPRRMIIPQMDKAKFSVLYDTLNGETLMASAQPATAALPDVAALPAPKLPSFHKVKKGETLSGIADRYGIELQELKNWNHLHGSKAVPGQRLQISTGDLSVGKTASPRNKNYVTYNQTGSVGASMAMAN encoded by the coding sequence ATGGAGAAACTATTTACGATTATTGTTTGCTTGTTTTTGGTCAATACCAGCACATCAGCCTTTGCTCAGGCTACAGATTCTGATACTAGCTTTACAGAACAAAACTCAGGCCAAAACTTTAACTATCTGCAAAATTTTAAACAAAAAAGCAATTTAGTTTCTTCAGCAGTTAAACAGGGGTTATATGAAAACTCTGTATTTAAAATCCGATTAGATTCTGTACAGAAAGATATTCCTTTAGACTACAACGAGTATGTACAAAGCTACATCAACCAATACACTGCACCCGGTCGTCGTGACGAGATGGGCCGCATTATGGGTTTAGCTAAATATTACTTTCCTATTTACGAAAAAGCTTTCCGTGATGCTGGCGTTCCGGAAGAAATCAAATTCTTGTCTATTGTAGAATCTGCTTTAAACCCTAATGCCGTATCAAGAGTAGGCGCTACTGGTCCGTGGCAGTTTATGTCCTCTACTGCTAAAATCTATGGGTTAAGCATGAATAACTACATTGATGAACGTCGTGATCCTATCCAGGCCAGCTATGCTGCAGCAGCTTACTTAAAAGATGCTTACCAGGAGTTTGGCGATTGGTTGCTGGCCATTGCTTCCTACAACTGCGGTAAAAACGCTGTAGAGCGTGCTATGGAGCAAGCCGATGCTATGGATTACTGGTCGGTTCGCCAGTACCTGCCAGCCGAAACCCGCAACTATGTACCGGCTTTTATTGCTACAGCTTATGTCATGAATTTCTACAATCAACACGGTATCATGCCACAGGCTTGCAACATGAATATGAAGAATGATACAGTAATGGTAAACAAGTTTGTATCATTAAACAATGTAGCCCGCGTGCTGAATATAGATGTAAACCAATTAGCTCTGCTAAACCCGGCTTACACCCAGCGTATAGTTAACGGTACAGCTAAAGTGCCACGCCGCATGATTATTCCGCAAATGGATAAAGCTAAATTCAGCGTGTTGTATGATACCCTGAATGGCGAAACCTTAATGGCTTCTGCACAACCAGCTACGGCTGCTCTGCCAGATGTTGCTGCTTTACCAGCTCCTAAACTGCCATCGTTCCATAAAGTGAAAAAAGGCGAAACCTTATCCGGCATTGCCGATCGCTATGGTATCGAGTTGCAGGAACTTAAAAACTGGAACCATTTACATGGCAGCAAAGCCGTTCCTGGTCAGCGCCTGCAAATCAGCACTGGCGATTTATCGGTAGGGAAAACTGCATCGCCACGTAACAAAAATTATGTTACTTACAACCAAACTGGTTCGGTAGGAGCTAGTATGGCTATGGCCAATTAA